CTGGCCGCCGGGGTCGCCCTGGTCCGCTTCCCCGACCTGCTGTCCCGGATGCACGCGGCGGCCAAGCCCCAGGTGCTCGGCCTGCTGCTGGTGCTGCTCGGCTGCGCGCTGCGGCTGCGGACCGGGGTGGACGTCACCACGCTGGTGCTGGTCGGCGCGTTCCAGTTGGCCACCGCGCCGGTCGCCGCGCACATGATCGGCCGGGCCGGCTACCCGCACGACCGGATCCGCACCGACCTGCTGATCACCGACGAACTCGCCGCCCACCTCGACCGCCTGCACGCCGACCGGCGCGCCTGACGGCGGGCTTGACCGGCGGGGTGACCGCCGCGCCTGACCGGCGGGTGGGCCGGCGGCGCGGCGGCCGCGCCGGTCAGGGGGCCTCGACGACCTCGCGGCCGAGCGGCCAGAACGCCGCCGGGACCAGCTTGAAGTTGGCGATGCCGAACGGGATGCCGATGATCGTGACGCAGAGCGCGATCCCGGCCAGCAGGTGGGACAGCGCGAGCCACCAGCCGGCCAGCAGCACCCACAGCACGTTCGCCAGCCCGGACGGCACCCCGGCCCCGGGCTTGGCGACCAGGGTGCGGCCGAACGGCCACAGCGAGTACCCGGCCAGCCGCAGCGACGCGACCCCGAACGGGATGGTGACGACGAGGACGAAGCAGATCACCGCGGCGACGAAGTAGCCGAGCGCCAGCACGATTCCGCCACCGAAGATGAGCCACAGGACGTTCAGGACGAAGCGAATCATTCTCCCATGATGACCGGTGCCCGCCACCGTGCCGACCGGCCCGGCGAGGGCGGTGGTGCGCCACCGGATGACGACGGCGGCGCGGCGCGCCGAAGGTTTCCTTCAGTCGTACCAAGATTCATGATTTTATGTACCGGTGATCACTCCCACTCCTCTCATGCGTCTCGTCGGTGGTGTCTGGGCCTTCAAGACCCTCGCCGTCGGGGTCGAGTTCGGCCTCTTCACCCGGCTGGCCGGCGGGCGCACCGTCACCCTGGCCGAGGCCGCCGCCGAGTTCGGGCTCGACGAACGCCCGGCCGACCTGCTGCTGGCCGCCAGCGCGTCGCTCGGCCTGCTGGAGAAGGTCGGCGACGGCTACCGCAACTCCGCCCTGGCCGAACAGTTCCTGGTCGAGGGGCAGCCGTACTACTTCGGCGCCCAGGTGCGCTACTCCGACCTGCGTACCTACCTGCCCTGGCACCGGGTGGGCGAGGCGTTGCGGGGCAACCGGCCGCTCACCTGGGATCCGCAGCAACAGGACTCGCTGTTCGACACCACCGACCCGCAGCTGGTCGCCGAGTTCTGGGACGCCATGTTCGCCACCTCGCGGTTCACCGCCCGCGCGCTGGCCGACGCGTACGACTTCGGCGCGCACCGCCGGCTGCTCGACGTGGGCGGTGGCGCGGGGGCGTTCCCGATCGAGTTCTGCCTGCGCCTGCCGGAGCTGCGGGCGACCATCCTGGACCTGCCGCACGTCTGCGTCCGGGCCGGGGAGCGGATCGCCGAGGCGGGGCTGACCGGCCGGATCGACGCGGTCGCCGGTGACTTCCTCGCCGACCCGGCCCTGCCGGACGGACACGACGTCATCCTGCTCAGCATGATCCTGCACGACTGGGACGAGCCGACCAACCGGGGGCTGCTCGCCCGGTGCCACGCCGCGCTGCCGCCCGGCGGCGTGATCGTCATCAGTGAACTGCTGCTCAACGACGAGCGCACCGGTCCGGCGGAGGCCGCCCTGATGGGGATGAACATGCTCGTCGAGACCGAGGGCGGCAAGAACTACTCCGGTGCCGAGTACGCCGCCTGGCTGGCCGACGCCGGTTTCGTCGACATCCGCACGGTGCCGTTCGAGGCCCCCGGCGCCAACGGCGCGGTGCTGGCCCGCCGACCCTGACCCGGCCCCGCCCGGCCCGCCCCCGCCGGCCCACCCGGCGCGGGCGGGCCGGCGGTGTCGACGGTCCGGTGTGGACAGGTCAGGGCCGGTGTCGACGCGTCAGGGCCGGTGGCGGCGGGTCAGCCCGGTTTGTACGCGGTGACCAGCTCCCAGCCGCCGGGCAGCACCGCCACCCGGGTGAAGCCGACCTCGGCGAGCAGCCCGGTGTAGAACTCCACCTCCCGCAGCCGGCTCACGCAGCTGTCCACCCCGATCAGGAAGTAGCTCCAGAAGAACTGCACGGCCAGCCGGTCCGGGGTGCGGAACTCCTCACCGATCAGCAGCAGCCCACCCGGCTCCAACGCCGCGTACGCCTGCTCCACCAGATGCCGGGCTACCTCGTTGGGCCAGTCGTGCAGCACCCGGACGAACGCCATCGCGTCGTAGCCCGACGGCAACGGCCCGGCGAGGAAGTCGCCGCCGACGAAACCCAGCCGGTCCGGATGCCCCCGGTCGACCCGGGTGGCCGCCACCAGCGGGGCCACCGGCGGCAGGTTGAACACGTCGGCCCGCAGGCCCGGCGCGGTGTCGAGGATGTGCGCGGCGAGCGTGCCGTCCCCGCCGCCGACGTCCAGC
Above is a window of Micromonospora rifamycinica DNA encoding:
- the mnhG gene encoding monovalent cation/H(+) antiporter subunit G, which translates into the protein MSVDTVLDVVAAACLLGGALLSLAAGVALVRFPDLLSRMHAAAKPQVLGLLLVLLGCALRLRTGVDVTTLVLVGAFQLATAPVAAHMIGRAGYPHDRIRTDLLITDELAAHLDRLHADRRA
- a CDS encoding YccF domain-containing protein is translated as MIRFVLNVLWLIFGGGIVLALGYFVAAVICFVLVVTIPFGVASLRLAGYSLWPFGRTLVAKPGAGVPSGLANVLWVLLAGWWLALSHLLAGIALCVTIIGIPFGIANFKLVPAAFWPLGREVVEAP
- a CDS encoding methyltransferase, which codes for MITPTPLMRLVGGVWAFKTLAVGVEFGLFTRLAGGRTVTLAEAAAEFGLDERPADLLLAASASLGLLEKVGDGYRNSALAEQFLVEGQPYYFGAQVRYSDLRTYLPWHRVGEALRGNRPLTWDPQQQDSLFDTTDPQLVAEFWDAMFATSRFTARALADAYDFGAHRRLLDVGGGAGAFPIEFCLRLPELRATILDLPHVCVRAGERIAEAGLTGRIDAVAGDFLADPALPDGHDVILLSMILHDWDEPTNRGLLARCHAALPPGGVIVISELLLNDERTGPAEAALMGMNMLVETEGGKNYSGAEYAAWLADAGFVDIRTVPFEAPGANGAVLARRP